Proteins encoded together in one Telopea speciosissima isolate NSW1024214 ecotype Mountain lineage chromosome 4, Tspe_v1, whole genome shotgun sequence window:
- the LOC122658064 gene encoding splicing factor U2af large subunit B-like isoform X6, translated as MFPNMLQFPGQLATPLLMHPQAMTQQATRHARRVYVGGLSPTANEQSVATFFSQVMAAIGGNSAGPGDAVVNVYINHEKKFAFVEMRSVEEASNAMALDGIIFEGAPVKVRRPSDYNPSLAAALGPSQPNPNLNLAAVGLTPGSAGGLEGPDRIFVGGLPYYFTEVQIRELLESFGPLRGFDLVKDRETGNSKGYAFCVYQDLSVTDIACAALNGIKMGDKTLTVRRANQGASQPKPEQESVLLQAQQQVALQRLVFQGGALPTKVICLTEVVNADELKDDEEYEDIMEDMRAEGGKYGNLANVAIPRPGPNGELSPGVGKVFLEYADVDGATKARQGLNGRRFGGNVVTANYYPENKFSQGEYDG; from the exons ATGTTTCCAAATATGTTACAATTTCCTGGACAG CTGGCAACCCCACTCTTGATGCACCCTCAGGCAATGACTCAGCAG GCAACAAGACATGCTCGGCGGGTTTATGTTGGTGGCCTTTCTCCAACTGCGAATGAACAG TCAGTGGCAACTTTCTTCAGCCAGGTTATGGCTGCAATTGGAGGAAACTCTGCTGGACCAG GAGATGCTGttgtcaatgtatacatcaaccaTGAGAAGAAGTTTGCATTTGTTGAAATGAGGTCTGTTGAGGAGGCTAGTAATGCTATGGCCTTGGATGGTATTATTTTTGAG GGTGCACCAGTGAAGGTGAGGCGGCCAAGTGATTACAATCCTTCTCTTGCTGCAGCACTTGGGCCAAGTCAACCAAATCCCAATCTCAACCTAGCTGCTGTTGGATTAACTCCAGGTTCTGCTGGTGGACTCGAGGGTCCTGATCGGATCTTCGTGGGTGGGCTTCCGTACTATTTCACAGAAGTACAGATACGGGAGCTTTTAGAATCCTTTGGGCCTCTTCGTGGGTTTGATCTTGTCAAGGACAGGGAAACAGGGAACTCAAAAGGCTATGCATTTTGTGTGTATCAAGATCTGTCAGTAACTGACATCGCTTGTGCAGCTCTCAATGGAATAAAAATGGGTGATAAAACTCTCACTGTTAGGCGTGCAAATCAGGGTGCTTCACAGCCAAAACCTGAGCAGGAGAGTGTATTATTGCAGGCACAGCAGCAGGTAGCTTTGCAG AGACTTGTTTTCCAAGGTGGTGCACTACCTACCAAGGTTATATGCTTAACAGAGGTAGTTAACGCAGATGAGCTAAAAGATGATGAGGAGTATGAAGACATAATGGAAGACATGAGAGCAGAAGGCGGAAAATATG GGAATCTGGCCAATGTAGCCATTCCACGTCCGGGACCAAATGGCGAGTTATCTCCAGGTGTTGGAAAG GTGTTCTTGGAGTATGCAGACGTAGATGGAGCTACCAAAGCCAGGCAAGGGTTGAATGGGAGGAGATTTGGAGGAAATGTAGTCACAGCCAATTATTATCCAGAGAACAAGTTTTCCCAGGGCGAATATGATGGATAG
- the LOC122658064 gene encoding splicing factor U2af large subunit B-like isoform X5, with product MDLCLHITKFSKRVSGFDMAPPTALMPGAAAAAAAAAAAGQLNGPTPAIPGMFPNMLQFPGQLATPLLMHPQAMTQQATRHARRVYVGGLSPTANEQSVATFFSQVMAAIGGNSAGPGDAVVNVYINHEKKFAFVEMRSVEEASNAMALDGIIFEGAPVKVRRPSDYNPSLAAALGPSQPNPNLNLAAVGLTPGSAGGLEGPDRIFVGGLPYYFTEVQIRELLESFGPLRGFDLVKDRETGNSKGYAFCVYQDLSVTDIACAALNGIKMGDKTLTVRRANQGASQPKPEQESVLLQAQQQVALQRLVFQGGALPTKVICLTEVVNADELKDDEEYEDIMEDMRAEGGKYGNLANVAIPRPGPNGELSPGVGKVFLEYADVDGATKARQGLNGRRFGGNVVTANYYPENKFSQGEYDG from the exons ATGGATCTGTGCCTACATATTACCAAATTTAG CAAACGGGTTAGTGGTTTCGACATGGCTCCTCCAACTGCATTGATGccaggagcagcagcagctgctgctgctgctgctgcagcaG GTCAATTGAATGGGCCAACTCCAGCAATCCCTGGAATGTTTCCAAATATGTTACAATTTCCTGGACAG CTGGCAACCCCACTCTTGATGCACCCTCAGGCAATGACTCAGCAG GCAACAAGACATGCTCGGCGGGTTTATGTTGGTGGCCTTTCTCCAACTGCGAATGAACAG TCAGTGGCAACTTTCTTCAGCCAGGTTATGGCTGCAATTGGAGGAAACTCTGCTGGACCAG GAGATGCTGttgtcaatgtatacatcaaccaTGAGAAGAAGTTTGCATTTGTTGAAATGAGGTCTGTTGAGGAGGCTAGTAATGCTATGGCCTTGGATGGTATTATTTTTGAG GGTGCACCAGTGAAGGTGAGGCGGCCAAGTGATTACAATCCTTCTCTTGCTGCAGCACTTGGGCCAAGTCAACCAAATCCCAATCTCAACCTAGCTGCTGTTGGATTAACTCCAGGTTCTGCTGGTGGACTCGAGGGTCCTGATCGGATCTTCGTGGGTGGGCTTCCGTACTATTTCACAGAAGTACAGATACGGGAGCTTTTAGAATCCTTTGGGCCTCTTCGTGGGTTTGATCTTGTCAAGGACAGGGAAACAGGGAACTCAAAAGGCTATGCATTTTGTGTGTATCAAGATCTGTCAGTAACTGACATCGCTTGTGCAGCTCTCAATGGAATAAAAATGGGTGATAAAACTCTCACTGTTAGGCGTGCAAATCAGGGTGCTTCACAGCCAAAACCTGAGCAGGAGAGTGTATTATTGCAGGCACAGCAGCAGGTAGCTTTGCAG AGACTTGTTTTCCAAGGTGGTGCACTACCTACCAAGGTTATATGCTTAACAGAGGTAGTTAACGCAGATGAGCTAAAAGATGATGAGGAGTATGAAGACATAATGGAAGACATGAGAGCAGAAGGCGGAAAATATG GGAATCTGGCCAATGTAGCCATTCCACGTCCGGGACCAAATGGCGAGTTATCTCCAGGTGTTGGAAAG GTGTTCTTGGAGTATGCAGACGTAGATGGAGCTACCAAAGCCAGGCAAGGGTTGAATGGGAGGAGATTTGGAGGAAATGTAGTCACAGCCAATTATTATCCAGAGAACAAGTTTTCCCAGGGCGAATATGATGGATAG
- the LOC122658064 gene encoding splicing factor U2af large subunit B-like isoform X7, whose amino-acid sequence MFPNMLEFTGQLATPLLMHPQAMTQQATRHARRVYVGGLSPTANEQSVATFFSQVMAAIGGNSAGPGDAVVNVYINHEKKFAFVEMRSVEEASNAMALDGIIFEGAPVKVRRPSDYNPSLAAALGPSQPNPNLNLAAVGLTPGSAGGLEGPDRIFVGGLPYYFTEVQIRELLESFGPLRGFDLVKDRETGNSKGYAFCVYQDLSVTDIACAALNGIKMGDKTLTVRRANQGASQPKPEQESVLLQAQQQVALQRLVFQGGALPTKVICLTEVVNADELKDDEEYEDIMEDMRAEGGKYGNLANVAIPRPGPNGELSPGVGKVFLEYADVDGATKARQGLNGRRFGGNVVTANYYPENKFSQGEYDG is encoded by the exons CTGGCAACCCCACTCTTGATGCACCCTCAGGCAATGACTCAGCAG GCAACAAGACATGCTCGGCGGGTTTATGTTGGTGGCCTTTCTCCAACTGCGAATGAACAG TCAGTGGCAACTTTCTTCAGCCAGGTTATGGCTGCAATTGGAGGAAACTCTGCTGGACCAG GAGATGCTGttgtcaatgtatacatcaaccaTGAGAAGAAGTTTGCATTTGTTGAAATGAGGTCTGTTGAGGAGGCTAGTAATGCTATGGCCTTGGATGGTATTATTTTTGAG GGTGCACCAGTGAAGGTGAGGCGGCCAAGTGATTACAATCCTTCTCTTGCTGCAGCACTTGGGCCAAGTCAACCAAATCCCAATCTCAACCTAGCTGCTGTTGGATTAACTCCAGGTTCTGCTGGTGGACTCGAGGGTCCTGATCGGATCTTCGTGGGTGGGCTTCCGTACTATTTCACAGAAGTACAGATACGGGAGCTTTTAGAATCCTTTGGGCCTCTTCGTGGGTTTGATCTTGTCAAGGACAGGGAAACAGGGAACTCAAAAGGCTATGCATTTTGTGTGTATCAAGATCTGTCAGTAACTGACATCGCTTGTGCAGCTCTCAATGGAATAAAAATGGGTGATAAAACTCTCACTGTTAGGCGTGCAAATCAGGGTGCTTCACAGCCAAAACCTGAGCAGGAGAGTGTATTATTGCAGGCACAGCAGCAGGTAGCTTTGCAG AGACTTGTTTTCCAAGGTGGTGCACTACCTACCAAGGTTATATGCTTAACAGAGGTAGTTAACGCAGATGAGCTAAAAGATGATGAGGAGTATGAAGACATAATGGAAGACATGAGAGCAGAAGGCGGAAAATATG GGAATCTGGCCAATGTAGCCATTCCACGTCCGGGACCAAATGGCGAGTTATCTCCAGGTGTTGGAAAG GTGTTCTTGGAGTATGCAGACGTAGATGGAGCTACCAAAGCCAGGCAAGGGTTGAATGGGAGGAGATTTGGAGGAAATGTAGTCACAGCCAATTATTATCCAGAGAACAAGTTTTCCCAGGGCGAATATGATGGATAG